From a single Nostoc edaphicum CCNP1411 genomic region:
- a CDS encoding AAA family ATPase codes for MLLFLRETWELFWWAMFCPSRLQQRMNKWLPKEEKDERRPDISFLFFKNLRFISQYLFILVIFNIPFILKLTEHNHLFNWLQLPCIILISYGTGFLFLPLGLIIPLLWLIILLSQPDGWLKGLIEAIKISPPLLQIGIFVAVLGIYLSLIVWLMIKILKKEHLSFAHNVMVIGGTISVMLGVWLATENWLFMLLTSGITGFALFLCRESINNSDVAVVLAVVLAVVSTLPLSWFLVFVGLIAFALAPAKNNRVFITTTLILIAVSIRNLGWLSALIIPVSLVSYYRIFDYFFFASFSFFTSIINRLHPQPLQLLHSLPPYTSELVWLPLPNHEQLFISAFRSNPQEPLNVFRYTQTFSLPGFQITLQNALPQIVADQLKQIQSIPELIFTTNSDHRILPFLISPFYHLDSDSDTSTPEIPLPKVKPELSILLPRLQTIIQDIQSALENENIARRERGLEKINNKLVQLQSQLSSLGLKDEAIKRWTPVLEHWQRVIELEQNEQCKLSQGELINPFQYGNPVRLEQKNLFKGRQRFANEVVRRVLDRDRPTLVLHGPRRCGKTSFLYNFPRLLPSDIIPVFVDMQSSAITTSESDFCFGLVRAIHKDCKSQGVQLPNIPKRTDFQASPYTTLEDWLDEALAQIGERRILLNLDEFEKIGIAIQNGQITLRLFDELRHLIQHYEQLCFLFSGVQTLEELGTNWSSYFISVVPIEMLYLEPNEAEDLLLNPDPAFALRYAPDIVQEVLRLANCHPYCLQLLGASMVNQANFNHTDFITVELLQASINDAFISGQPYFTNIWTQFTGTTPEEMVIGQELLLQVAKKDILLPITTEIAEKVLTRLFRYHILHKINGGYDFEIPLLKQWVKERAVRS; via the coding sequence ATGTTGCTGTTTTTACGAGAAACGTGGGAACTATTTTGGTGGGCAATGTTTTGTCCTTCAAGGCTTCAGCAACGGATGAATAAATGGTTGCCCAAAGAAGAAAAAGATGAACGCAGACCAGACATAAGTTTTCTATTTTTCAAAAACTTACGATTTATCAGTCAATATTTATTCATATTAGTTATTTTTAATATCCCTTTTATTTTAAAACTGACTGAGCATAATCACTTATTTAATTGGCTACAGTTACCTTGTATAATTTTAATTTCCTATGGAACAGGATTTTTATTTTTACCTTTAGGACTAATTATCCCCTTGTTATGGTTGATAATTCTATTAAGTCAGCCTGATGGCTGGTTGAAAGGCTTAATAGAAGCTATCAAAATTTCACCTCCTTTACTTCAAATAGGAATATTTGTTGCTGTTTTGGGAATATATTTATCATTAATTGTTTGGTTAATGATAAAAATTTTAAAAAAAGAACATCTTTCCTTTGCTCATAATGTGATGGTGATAGGAGGAACAATCAGTGTAATGTTAGGTGTATGGTTAGCAACTGAAAATTGGTTGTTTATGCTGTTAACTAGTGGGATAACAGGCTTTGCACTATTTTTATGTAGAGAAAGTATTAACAATAGTGATGTGGCGGTCGTCTTGGCGGTCGTCTTGGCAGTCGTATCTACTTTACCGCTTTCCTGGTTTTTGGTTTTTGTAGGTTTAATAGCCTTCGCTCTCGCACCAGCCAAAAACAATAGGGTTTTTATCACGACTACATTGATTTTAATAGCTGTTTCTATCCGAAATTTAGGATGGCTTTCAGCATTAATTATCCCTGTAAGTTTAGTCAGCTATTACAGAATTTTTGACTATTTTTTCTTTGCTTCTTTCAGTTTTTTTACATCAATTATTAATCGCCTCCATCCTCAACCATTGCAATTACTTCACAGTTTACCTCCCTATACCAGTGAACTCGTGTGGCTACCTTTACCTAATCACGAGCAGCTTTTCATTTCCGCTTTTCGTAGTAATCCTCAAGAACCTTTGAACGTCTTTCGATATACCCAAACTTTTTCCTTACCAGGATTTCAAATAACCCTGCAAAATGCCTTACCACAAATTGTTGCTGACCAACTCAAGCAAATTCAAAGTATTCCAGAACTAATCTTTACTACCAACTCAGACCATCGCATATTACCCTTCCTGATTTCCCCCTTCTATCACCTCGATTCTGACAGCGACACCTCCACTCCAGAAATACCTTTACCAAAGGTGAAACCCGAACTTTCTATCCTTCTTCCTCGCTTGCAAACTATTATTCAAGATATTCAATCTGCACTCGAAAATGAAAATATAGCCCGACGAGAACGAGGATTAGAAAAAATTAATAACAAGCTTGTTCAACTACAATCTCAATTATCCTCTCTGGGACTTAAAGACGAAGCTATCAAACGCTGGACACCTGTACTAGAACATTGGCAAAGGGTTATTGAACTGGAACAAAATGAACAATGCAAACTCTCTCAAGGCGAACTAATCAACCCCTTCCAATATGGAAATCCGGTGCGACTTGAGCAAAAAAACTTGTTTAAAGGTCGTCAGAGATTTGCCAATGAAGTTGTCCGTCGAGTTTTAGACCGTGACCGACCTACCCTTGTGCTGCATGGCCCCCGTCGCTGTGGTAAAACTTCCTTTTTGTATAACTTTCCCCGCCTGCTTCCCAGTGATATTATCCCCGTATTTGTGGATATGCAAAGTTCCGCCATTACCACCAGCGAATCTGACTTTTGCTTTGGCTTAGTCCGTGCAATTCATAAAGACTGCAAAAGTCAAGGCGTTCAATTACCAAACATTCCTAAACGCACCGATTTTCAAGCTAGTCCCTATACCACCTTAGAAGATTGGTTGGATGAAGCACTTGCCCAAATCGGAGAACGGCGCATCCTTCTCAACCTTGATGAATTTGAAAAAATAGGTATCGCCATCCAAAACGGACAGATAACTTTACGTTTATTTGACGAACTACGCCACTTAATTCAACATTATGAACAACTCTGTTTTCTCTTTTCTGGGGTGCAAACTTTAGAGGAATTAGGCACGAATTGGAGTAGCTATTTTATCAGCGTTGTCCCGATAGAAATGCTTTATCTTGAACCTAACGAAGCCGAGGACTTACTACTTAATCCAGATCCAGCTTTTGCACTGCGTTACGCTCCAGATATTGTACAGGAAGTATTAAGGCTTGCCAATTGTCACCCTTACTGCCTACAATTATTGGGCGCATCAATGGTGAATCAAGCTAACTTTAACCATACTGATTTTATTACTGTTGAACTTTTGCAAGCTTCTATTAACGACGCATTTATTTCTGGTCAGCCTTATTTTACAAATATTTGGACACAATTTACAGGAACTACACCAGAAGAAATGGTAATTGGTCAAGAATTATTATTACAAGTTGCCAAGAAAGATATTTTATTACCTATAACTACTGAAATTGCTGAAAAGGTATTAACCCGCTTGTTTCGTTATCATATTTTACACAAAATAAATGGAGGATATGATTTTGAAATTCCTCTATTAAAACAATGGGTGAAAGAGCGTGCAGTAAGAAGCTAA
- a CDS encoding serine protease yields MGNEDYLQRCTVRLNVASSQGTGFFVAPNWILTCAHVVESAKDNPVQVFWKAENQNYTAKVTQLCKYPLDLALLQLYEDCLDHPCVELDDTKPNTNDDLYIFGYPKNSEVDYSLGDSASFKYEGISFKQDIILYKLKQGQVISGFSGSPLLNLLTGKVCGIVHLSRDEGNDLGGRAVSAQVIVQHFPEIASLNKQFHQLKPKGDNPFEYGSLVRPQRFYGREREILEIKHRIGAASPQSINLVGLRGNGKTSLLRYIRERVSDFCSQQQKPLVISLDLRSKNFHTPEGIIEGLRRSTHKLTGDFPWSKEDNEDGFRVEDGLRALEDKGHRLIILLDEFEAIASRQELFKDWGDDWRAKASEGLLTMVIASKRPLNEIYGNWNMVSPFANIFSTTILGALEREACERIIQKGFLPNPALLQWVDDVAGQLPYYVQMAGAMLWKHGNPETARKEFIFQANELFEELWEDLTEVERLALCYELGGSNLPCPNSAIVDRLQRYGLLRKDGGLFSSIFARFVKGQR; encoded by the coding sequence ATGGGTAACGAAGACTATTTACAACGCTGTACAGTGCGTTTAAATGTTGCCAGTAGTCAAGGAACTGGTTTTTTTGTTGCACCGAATTGGATTCTCACCTGCGCCCATGTGGTTGAATCTGCGAAAGATAACCCTGTGCAAGTATTCTGGAAAGCAGAAAACCAAAATTACACAGCTAAAGTTACGCAATTATGCAAATATCCCCTTGATTTAGCCCTTTTACAACTGTACGAGGATTGTTTGGATCATCCCTGTGTTGAATTGGATGACACAAAACCCAATACCAACGATGATTTATATATTTTCGGTTATCCCAAGAATAGCGAAGTTGATTATTCGCTGGGAGATTCAGCAAGTTTTAAATATGAAGGAATAAGTTTTAAACAGGATATTATTCTCTATAAGTTAAAGCAAGGGCAAGTTATCTCAGGCTTTAGTGGATCGCCTTTGCTAAATTTACTAACAGGTAAAGTTTGTGGAATTGTACATCTTTCCCGTGATGAGGGTAACGATTTAGGGGGGCGGGCAGTTTCGGCTCAAGTTATTGTGCAACACTTTCCCGAAATTGCCTCACTTAATAAACAATTTCATCAGCTAAAGCCCAAAGGTGATAATCCATTTGAATATGGTTCTCTTGTTCGTCCACAACGTTTTTACGGACGGGAAAGAGAGATTTTAGAGATTAAACACCGCATTGGTGCGGCTAGTCCTCAATCTATCAATTTGGTAGGATTACGAGGTAATGGAAAAACCTCTCTATTGCGATATATCAGAGAAAGAGTCAGTGATTTTTGTTCACAACAACAAAAGCCTTTAGTTATTTCTTTAGATTTGAGGAGTAAAAATTTTCATACTCCAGAAGGTATTATTGAAGGCTTAAGAAGATCGACTCACAAGCTAACAGGAGATTTTCCTTGGTCAAAGGAAGATAATGAAGATGGCTTTAGGGTGGAAGATGGTCTAAGGGCGTTAGAAGATAAAGGGCATCGTTTAATAATTTTGTTGGATGAATTTGAAGCCATTGCTAGTAGACAAGAATTATTCAAGGATTGGGGGGATGATTGGCGAGCTAAGGCTTCTGAGGGGTTATTAACAATGGTAATTGCCAGCAAACGCCCTCTTAATGAGATTTACGGAAATTGGAATATGGTTTCTCCTTTTGCTAATATTTTCAGTACCACTATTTTAGGGGCATTAGAAAGAGAGGCTTGCGAAAGGATTATTCAAAAAGGATTTCTGCCTAATCCTGCGTTATTGCAATGGGTAGATGATGTAGCAGGGCAGTTGCCCTATTATGTGCAAATGGCGGGGGCGATGTTGTGGAAACATGGGAATCCAGAAACAGCTAGAAAAGAGTTCATTTTTCAGGCAAACGAGCTTTTTGAGGAACTTTGGGAAGATTTAACTGAAGTTGAACGTTTAGCACTGTGTTATGAGTTGGGAGGGAGTAATTTACCCTGTCCTAATTCAGCAATTGTAGATAGGCTTCAGCGTTATGGGTTATTACGTAAGGATGGGGGTTTATTTAGTAGTATATTTGCACGGTTTGTGAAAGGTCAAAGATAA
- a CDS encoding CU044_2847 family protein, producing the protein MADKTKIISFELSDGKIIKVEVTPIGEQPVSAETRVFKQATEIIKSIAEDVAGTLKDISETVKPDKFSVKLGLQIGVESGQLTALIVKGTGTANLEITMEWGK; encoded by the coding sequence ATGGCAGATAAAACCAAAATTATTTCCTTTGAACTTTCTGACGGCAAAATAATTAAAGTAGAGGTTACGCCTATAGGAGAACAACCTGTTTCTGCTGAAACCAGAGTCTTTAAACAAGCGACAGAAATTATTAAATCTATTGCTGAAGATGTCGCAGGTACATTAAAAGATATTAGCGAGACAGTCAAACCAGATAAATTTAGTGTCAAACTAGGTTTACAAATTGGAGTTGAGTCAGGACAATTAACCGCTTTAATTGTGAAAGGAACAGGCACAGCTAACCTGGAAATTACGATGGAATGGGGTAAATAA
- a CDS encoding M15 family metallopeptidase yields the protein MRPYHQIPIFECGEPLIAIPLELFAVESPHPYEKLGAPYGDRSPYYLRQSVIENLIQAQNYLDVLHPNWRIQIFDAYRPIAVQQFMVDYSFAQAVHDRGLAEVELSPNQRQEIWEAVYAIWAVPSLDEKTPPPHSTGAAVDVTLVDDSGEIVNMGSPIDEMSGRSHPDYYANSDRPETQNYHAHRQLLQDVMLKAGFQRNPREWWHFSVGDQMWAWLNNQANRANPVTARYGRLA from the coding sequence ATGAGGCCCTATCATCAAATCCCAATTTTCGAGTGTGGTGAACCGCTAATAGCGATTCCTTTAGAATTATTTGCGGTGGAATCTCCCCATCCTTATGAAAAATTAGGTGCGCCTTATGGCGATCGCTCCCCTTATTATCTCCGTCAAAGCGTAATTGAAAATTTGATCCAAGCGCAAAATTATCTTGATGTTCTGCATCCTAACTGGCGTATCCAAATTTTTGATGCTTATCGCCCGATCGCAGTTCAGCAGTTTATGGTAGATTACAGCTTCGCTCAAGCAGTGCATGATAGAGGACTGGCTGAGGTGGAATTATCACCAAACCAACGCCAAGAGATTTGGGAAGCGGTTTATGCAATTTGGGCTGTACCAAGTTTAGATGAAAAAACTCCGCCTCCTCACAGTACGGGTGCGGCGGTGGATGTGACGCTGGTAGATGATAGTGGGGAAATAGTAAATATGGGTTCGCCAATTGATGAAATGTCGGGGCGATCGCATCCCGATTATTATGCCAATAGCGATCGCCCAGAAACCCAAAATTATCATGCTCACCGTCAGCTATTGCAAGATGTAATGTTAAAAGCCGGCTTTCAACGGAATCCCAGAGAGTGGTGGCATTTTTCTGTTGGCGATCAAATGTGGGCTTGGCTGAATAATCAAGCCAATCGAGCCAATCCTGTCACTGCACGTTATGGGCGTCTCGCATAG
- a CDS encoding TspO/MBR family protein — protein MTIPSWIIIGAVTFFIALGSFLITPRDVKWFVLLSRPRWLVFEPLIPLIWTVIFISGAASAYIVWQKNPGGIITWLLMALYLLVEIITVAYIPIMLRFRSLKAGEILGLIGLILAVVLAICVLPISLMAVLFLLPYLVWTPIGTYTTDELRELNPQDA, from the coding sequence ATGACGATTCCATCTTGGATAATAATTGGGGCTGTAACTTTTTTCATCGCCCTTGGTAGTTTCTTGATTACGCCGCGTGATGTTAAATGGTTTGTACTGTTAAGTCGCCCTCGCTGGCTAGTTTTTGAGCCGTTGATTCCCCTCATCTGGACTGTGATTTTTATTAGCGGTGCAGCTTCAGCTTATATTGTCTGGCAAAAAAATCCAGGAGGCATAATTACTTGGCTACTAATGGCTTTGTACCTCTTGGTAGAAATTATCACCGTCGCCTATATACCTATAATGTTGAGGTTTCGCAGTCTCAAAGCTGGGGAAATTCTTGGGCTAATTGGTTTGATTTTAGCCGTTGTCCTTGCAATCTGCGTTTTGCCGATTTCTCTAATGGCGGTGCTGTTTCTCCTTCCCTATCTAGTTTGGACTCCCATTGGTACTTACACCACCGACGAGTTAAGAGAGTTAAATCCTCAAGATGCATAA